In the genome of Arachis stenosperma cultivar V10309 chromosome 2, arast.V10309.gnm1.PFL2, whole genome shotgun sequence, the window gttttgtaacaatattttttgttacaaatgcgcctttttcttgtagtgtgtCCAAATGCGTAGAAAGGTATGTATATGAGTGGTTATCGTGGGGGTTGCAACCATAGTACTTGAGGTTGTAGCATGTTCAGACCTTTGAATATGGCATGCGTTCTTTGGAGTTTCTGGTTCAAATAACGATATAAACGTGTTAGATCATTCTCCAGTGTTCGATGATATTCTAAGTGGCCGTGCTACGGAGGTAAATTATACTATTAATGGTAATAATTATACTATGGGATACTATTTAGCAGGTGGTATTTATCCTGAATGGGTCACATTTGTCAAATCAATCTCAAAGCCACATGGGGAGAAATGCAAGTTATTTGCACAATACCAAGAAGGACAACGAAAAGATGTAGAGCGAGTATTCGGAGTGTTGCAATCACGCTTTGTAATTATACGCTTTGTAATTAGTTATATGCAGGAAATTTTGCTCAAGGCTTAGAGTATGACAATGTCGAAAATGGCTTATCACAACCTCAGTTGGGAGAGGAAGATTTTGCACCATACCATCAATTTCTCCAAAGAAATGCCCAACATCGAAATAGGCAGCATCATAGACAATTGAAAGAGGACTTGATTGAACACATATAGTAATTTCACAATACTTGTCGTCAACTATAGAGCttaattatgtttttctctgtattaagtaattttacaaattagtgtaatcccaaattatatattgtgtattattgttacatatgtattttttaatattaatatcttttaatagtgaattatttttaaatttataaatttaaataatattatttaaaaaaataattatattaattttaagtattttaattaattaattaagtagaactacaacaaaaactaaaatttgtTCTTCTTAATAAAAAAGAGAGATACTTTAAATTCctatttactaaaatattattttatattttaatatatattttatactaataactaattttaataacaaaattttgTGTATATCTACCATTCTTATAACCTAACATTACTGTACACATAAGTCACATATGTGACATATGGTAATTGCCATGATTCTCAAATACATATAATACGACGTGGTAGCTTCTACACCTCTTATCTTACCTAACTCATAATTAATCGATGACCAAACTAATTATGTATAAAAAAAACAGAAGCCAGAAACATTGGCATTTGTTAAAAGAACAATATTCACAATTGTAGAAATTAAATCAACTAACAAACATGGCTGAAGACTGTGGAGAAGTTCAGTTCTTTGGTGTTGGGGGAAGCCCATATGCAAGAAGGGTGCAAATAGCATTGAAACTGAAGGGAGTAAAATACACTTACTTTGAAGAAGATCTTAGAAACAAAAGTGAACTACTTCTCAAATACAACCCTATTTACAAGAAGGTGCCTGTGCTTGTCCACAATGGAAAACCCTTAGCAGAGTCCCTTGTGATTCTTGAATACATTGATGAGAATTGGAACAAAAACTATGCCATTTTGCCTCAACATCCTTATGACAAAGCCATGGCTCGATTTTGGGCCAAGTTCATTGATGAAAAGGTAAGTCTTTTATTTGTGGACATAGTTATTTCATTtgcttatattttttaattgcgAAATTACTTTTAGTGATGAAAATTTGATAATTacagaaattaatttttatttctattaacTATGAAGATTAAATTCTTATAATTATCTATATGTatcgaaaatatattttataatttgattgTATAAGtaagatttttttgttttattttcattttgatttaattttgtaattagtctttaattttttttgttttaatgtTATATTACCAAATATTTGGAGATTATAGAATaatctctaaatttaaaaatatggaTTAGTTAATGTCCAAATTGGTGCATGAAAAATCATATGAGTTTAATTTGGTCTATAGAAGATTTATCGCTTCAATTGGACCACTAAAATGTTAACACCAATGAAATTAGTTCTTAAGATAACTTTTTAATTGAGTTATCCCTAGTAAGtgttattttaaaataagtaccATAAATCAAATAAGAGATCAAATTGATTTATGTGTGATCTTTAAAATGTGTGTGGTGTTTTTCTTTTCGATTGAATCTACAAcaatatattcttaaaatacctgataataatataaaaatcaattcttAAATTTCATTCTCAAAATAGTAGTCACCAAAATAACATTGGcaatcaaatttcaattttgtttttaaaataccAAATAAATTTAGAATTGCATTTTATGTTCAAACAACCATTTCGGATTAAGCTTTTTATTAAaccaaaaattatatttttttgcttACTCTAACTTTGGAAATAGAAGTAAACCTGTAACTGTTCTGCAATGtcttaaaaaccaaaaaacagaaGTAGCATACAACATTTAAAATTTCATataaaatccaaattaaattcaaccactttcaaaaattaatattgttaAACTTAActtatccaaatttttttttcaattggtTCCAAGTTAATAtcatttttaaagaaaaagtgaCGTAGTTTAAAAGTTAGGTAATTTTTTGCAAAATTCTGTTTTAAAAATCATTGAACATAATCAtatcatattttataattaagtcttATCGTAACAAAAACGTTgaaattaacagaatatttcGTTAAGCAAAATGAATATGCCTAACACTTGACTGAATATTCTATATAATTTAACAGTATATTCTGTTAATTGTAACATTTTTGTCACAATAAGAAATTAGTTATAAAATCTGATATaggataaaaatataattaaaaataacaaaaatatggagatctaattaaaaatttagtaaaaaaaattatagggATCGACGGAATAAGTAAAccatatataaattataattataattgtaATAAGTATATTTATGCTCTTTGAGTTACtaataaatttgatttaattcgTGAGTTTTTGGTAACCGAATTTTAATTCTATAATTAAACTCGGTCTATTAATGATGAGTATCGTAAGCTAAGCTTAAATTTGACTTGGCTTAACTGATTTAGGATTCGTAATACTAAACTTATCCACGGGTATCCAAATTCAACCTAACCGATGCATTTGGATAGGGTTAAGAGCAAAACGGGTTGAATTGCAAGTAAGGTCGGATATAAGTTTAATTAGGCTTAATCTTATCTGACCTtcagttaaaaattattatacacatatgataaaatagatGGAGATTGAATccacattttttttataattttaacataGATTTTATTatgatttgttgtttttaattttaatataaacttagttcattttatattttttattttattaatatgattataaattataaaataattaaatatatattgtgtttaacttaaaaaaattaacttgtTGTGAATTGAATCGGATAAAATTGGGTGTGAAACTTTAGGATGCGAGTAGAATTAATATTCTCAAATCACAAATAGAATACgattaaattttaaacaaattttaaatctataaataaaattaaaataaaatctaaattcTATTTTAACTTACTCATTATTATTCGTCTGAATTATCATCTCTTCCACCTACTTTTAGATAATATTTTAAACACTAACtcttataaatattatttatgaaatgtATAAATAGGGAATAGGGTAAAATATAAAGCCCCATTcattcttgtttttcttgtggcTAGTGCATTCCTACAGTAGTGAAGGCTGCATGGACTATTCAAAATGAAGAACGTGAGAAGGCCATTCAAGAAGCAACCGAGGCCCTTCAATTTATTGAGAATGAGCTGAAGCGTTATAATCACAAGTTCTTTGGTGGAGACACAATTGGTCTTGTGGACATTGCTGCTAGCTTCATAGCTTATTGGCTCCCTCTTCTTGAAGAAGCTGCGGACTTGACTTTGTTGACCGTTGACAAATTCCCTAATCTACATAAGTGGAGTCAAGAATTCACTAACCACCCTGTTGTGAAGGACAACTTACCTCCAAGAAATGGGCTTTTGGGCTTTTACAAAGCCCGGTATGCTGCGTTGAAGTAGAGTAATGTCGTGACGTGAATTAtactcataataaaaaatataataagagTATAAGCTAAAATGTTATTTCGTTATTATAGGTTATTAGGTTGCGAAATTAGCCGCACTGTGAGCTCAACTGAAGactacttttattttattgttatatctgagaaaaaattattaatattgcTCAAGTGAGGGAATGTAATATAGAGAATATTTACCTGGACTTTCATGAATAGTTTTACTATACTTTTAGAAAAGGATTGATTGGATAGTCTATATGATAATATGAATAATCAACCACCATAGGTTTTTTTTTAACACACTCTTGGGcattacaaaaaaaatagtaattgtataaaaataattatttaaaaatatattagttTTGTTACTATTAAATGCTTTTATAACAAAACTaaattgttacaaaattttTACAAGTCCCTAAAAAAtgaattatttttcaaatttattcttaaaaaaatttataatcaaattagtcATTCAAAGattacaaataaattaattatttttgtttttttatcaCTCAATTAATAGTTTCTGTTAATAAttgattatataaaatattaactgACAGCATACATAATACTTAGCATATTCAATTGGACACTGAATAAATATATTCATAAAAATCTATCAATTTAGTCAATATTTTCAATTATATAAATACTAATCCTAATATAATGAAACGACactaaattgataaatttttataaatatatatttgtttaGCCTTTAATTAGATATGCTAGGTGTTATGTATGGTATGAGTTAATGTTTCGTATCATCAATTATTGGCGAAAACTGCTAATTGAATGACTAAAAGcaaaaatgataaatttataaTCTTTGAATGACTAATTTgattgataaaattttttaaagacgGATTTAAAGAATGAGTCATCTTTTAGAAactaatttgactattaacCCAAACTTTCATTGTAATTAGAGTTACAAAATggttttgtaacaaaaaaaagatttattacaaaaaaaatgtaATATTGTGAGACAgatatttttaacataattggtgacaatttttcattttaaaaattttttgtagCACTATCGAATTTTcggcaatatttttttcttttaattacaaatacataatattaattttttgcaACATTATTTTTAGAGACAAAACACATATGtataatttgtaaaaaaatattttattattaattgatTTCCTATATAAGTTAAACCAACAtctatattataataaattacaaTATAGATTACTAAAGCATTTTAAATGTAACTAAAATGATTTTTAAGCAGAATAGAATTGAAGTTCTACAAGTTCAAATAATTATAGTATTCCCAGTACAAAAATTTTGAGATACAAATTAACTTGATACTCATAAAAAATTTAGGCAGCAGACCATGCACAAAATAGAAATTACTACCGATTATCATACCACAAACAAGTACGATTTTTTTTTCCATATGAATTTTGCTAGAGAGACAAAGTGAAATCTTGACAATGCTTATAAAGGATTGTAAATTTGGTCCAATACACAGAAAAAAATCTAAAcagttatttcaaaaaattaattatctcaATTCTAATTTGTCAATGGAATTTACTCAAAcaccctcctcctcctcccccCAAAAATGTCTACTATCCCATCGTCATCAATCATCCCACTTCTCCAGTGTTAGAAGCTCTTTCACCAGCCATCAAACAACCATCCACGtagttattaaaataatcatccgACTACTTAGTGAAATGACCATCTAGCATTATTAATCGTATATACTTAAATTAAATCGAACAAAATAAccattcaattaaaaattaaaataaccatctacATACCTAGTAAATTGAACATTCAATGATGATgtaagacaaaaaaataattaattaggaTCAATGTCGAAGACAGCAATCATGGCGATACAGTCATCATATGAGCATTCAAAACCAACCCACTGCAGCATCCGTTGCAAATCCTTCGAGGTGATACTTGACAATCATCATCGTTGTTGATGGTCATGAACGTGTCGACATGGTCTCCGGGACCTGGGGACAGCGACAAGTTTTGAGGGTAAAACGGAGGTTGAGAGATTATAGTGAAATTGATAATAACCGTGTATTTAAATGCTAAtcctaaatttttaaattttaaattttaaaattaaataattaattaaaaatctgatatttaatttttaatttctctttctttttaaatttattgtaCACATTATATACTAATATCATTGTCtctctctactttctcattatATAATACTAAATTTAGACTCACGGGTAGGGGTGGAAACAGGCCAGGCCAGGCCAGGCTTTGCTCTTAACAGGCCTGGCCTGTCATACAGTTGATTGGCCTGAGCCTGGCCTGCAGCCTGTTATAGACTCTTTATAAAGTACTAGGCCTGACCTGTTATTCAACCTGGCCTGGCCTGAAGCCTGTTAAAAGgcctattatttttttttttacaaaaataaaaatattatttaaaaaaattattttttaataaaaatagttatatgtaatatgtcatatatttaatatttataaaaaaatttaaacttttaacatatttaaaatatacaaaaaatatttataataaaatataataaatttaaaataactcataattttattaataattaaataattatttatatatttaattatattttaacaggCTCAGGCAGGCCTGACAGGCCTATAAGGCTAATTAGTGAGCCTGGGCCTAGCCTATTAATGTATTAAGGCTTTTAAAAGAGTCTGGGCCTGTACCTATTTTATAACAGGCCAGGCCAGGCCAGGCCAAACACAGGCCAGGCTGCAGGCCCTGGCAGGCTGCCTGGCCTTTTTTTCACGGGTTATGCAAAATTTAGATGAATATAtaataaagaaataataatatcaattctatttttaataacagtattttttacattattttttatattgtattttatatatatttgtaaaaaataaagaagCGACAATATCATCTCCCcgtaaattaatataaaatttaataataccatagaaaataaaaaccaaatAATTTTAGCAATCacctttatttattattttttgtctaTTATCaaagttttattatttttaagtagtcaattttatttagtatttttgtcttttaagattatatttaaatactagaaagcaagaaaaataatattagatacaatacaaatgcatatataattttatgcatatataattttcaataactaaaaataacattcaatattttaattatatttttcagAGTAAATAGCCAAATTGGTCCCCGAAAGATAGCCCGATCTCTAAATCAGTCCCgtaagaaaaagataataaaaattatccccgaaaaatttaaaattggtaACGTTAGTCCTTCCGTCAACGTTCCGTGAATTCCGTTGTTGACGCCGTTAACTCTTGTTTATGTGGCTGTTAGTGTGGCATATCAGCATGCCAGCTTAGCGCAGAGTGGCTGGTGGCAAGATATGTTTCCATATGTATGTCAAATTAGTCCTTGGTCTGTAAACCCTAATCCCTTCTTCGTCTTAAATGCCATTGTTGCTGCAGCTTGAGATTGATTCTGCAGAGGCCGAAAATTCTTGACTAATTGCACGATGG includes:
- the LOC130961356 gene encoding probable glutathione S-transferase, which encodes MAEDCGEVQFFGVGGSPYARRVQIALKLKGVKYTYFEEDLRNKSELLLKYNPIYKKVPVLVHNGKPLAESLVILEYIDENWNKNYAILPQHPYDKAMARFWAKFIDEKCIPTVVKAAWTIQNEEREKAIQEATEALQFIENELKRYNHKFFGGDTIGLVDIAASFIAYWLPLLEEAADLTLLTVDKFPNLHKWSQEFTNHPVVKDNLPPRNGLLGFYKARYAALK